One genomic window of Pseudanabaena sp. FACHB-2040 includes the following:
- a CDS encoding response regulator, with amino-acid sequence MTKCILIVDDEEDIRSITKMALEMGTDWTILTASSGLEALEVAATNRPDTILLDMMMPGMDGRATLKQLKANAATQLIPVIMVTAKAQPNNLSGLEDLEVAAVLAKPFRPLKLAGEIITILGWS; translated from the coding sequence ATGACTAAGTGCATTTTGATCGTCGATGACGAGGAAGATATTCGCTCCATTACCAAAATGGCCCTAGAAATGGGCACCGACTGGACCATCCTGACCGCCAGCTCTGGCCTTGAGGCTCTTGAAGTTGCCGCGACTAACCGCCCTGACACCATCCTGCTCGATATGATGATGCCTGGAATGGACGGACGCGCCACTCTCAAGCAGCTTAAAGCCAACGCCGCCACCCAGCTTATTCCCGTCATCATGGTCACGGCCAAAGCTCAGCCCAACAACCTGTCTGGCCTCGAAGATTTAGAGGTGGCTGCCGTTCTAGCCAAGCCCTTTCGCCCCTTAAAGCTGGCAGGAGAAATAATTACTATCCTGGGCTGGAGCTAA
- a CDS encoding serine hydrolase, protein MKPSLRVPISASLLLLVGAALMTDWRFWSRAATYPKSEITSTAWYRPQYPVPGQSGAPLPQAQTSSIPAAALREASRFAQAQNSTALIVLHRGEVVLEEYWQGFSPTSLSNSMSMAKSILALLIGIAIEEGHIGSVEDRVADYIPEWANDSRGDLTLADLLYMQSGLRNDDRTNTPASDLVNLYLSSNVEKKALHIPQVMPPRQVYDYNNVNSQVLSIVLERATGETYADYLSSRLWQPLQASDAFVWLDRPRGHAKTFCCLFATPSDWVRVGQLLLNRGRVGSRQVVPEHWINQMLQESPIEPTFGYHIWIKARTADYPNVDQAASASFLATDTIYLDGRGHQRVYVIPSQELVIVRIGELPTAWDDAVLPNLLLKSLGERP, encoded by the coding sequence ATGAAACCTAGCCTGAGAGTACCTATTTCAGCTTCCCTGCTGCTGCTGGTAGGCGCGGCTCTAATGACCGACTGGCGGTTCTGGAGTCGAGCTGCAACTTACCCTAAATCCGAGATTACCTCTACGGCCTGGTACCGGCCCCAATACCCTGTGCCTGGGCAAAGTGGAGCGCCCCTGCCCCAGGCCCAAACCTCCAGCATTCCCGCTGCTGCTCTGCGCGAGGCCAGCCGTTTTGCCCAGGCCCAAAATTCAACGGCGCTGATTGTGCTGCATCGCGGCGAGGTAGTGCTGGAGGAATACTGGCAGGGCTTCTCTCCCACCTCCCTATCCAACTCCATGTCGATGGCTAAGAGTATCCTGGCCCTGCTGATCGGAATTGCCATAGAAGAAGGCCATATTGGATCCGTAGAAGATCGGGTCGCCGACTACATTCCAGAGTGGGCCAACGACAGCCGAGGGGATCTAACCCTCGCAGATTTGCTCTACATGCAGTCCGGCTTGAGAAATGACGACCGCACCAACACCCCTGCATCTGATCTGGTCAATCTCTATCTCAGCTCAAACGTGGAGAAAAAGGCGCTTCATATTCCCCAAGTCATGCCGCCGCGCCAGGTCTACGACTACAACAACGTCAACTCCCAGGTGCTCAGTATCGTACTAGAGCGGGCCACTGGGGAAACCTACGCCGACTATCTCTCTAGTCGCCTTTGGCAGCCGCTTCAAGCTAGCGATGCCTTTGTCTGGCTAGATCGACCTAGGGGCCATGCCAAAACCTTCTGCTGCTTGTTTGCCACGCCTTCAGACTGGGTGCGGGTTGGCCAGCTGCTGTTGAATCGGGGTAGGGTCGGCTCTAGGCAGGTGGTGCCTGAGCACTGGATCAATCAGATGCTGCAGGAATCGCCCATTGAACCCACCTTTGGCTATCACATTTGGATCAAGGCCCGCACCGCAGACTACCCCAATGTTGATCAGGCGGCCTCAGCTTCATTTTTGGCTACCGATACGATTTACTTAGACGGCAGAGGCCATCAGCGAGTTTATGTAATTCCTTCGCAAGAGCTAGTTATTGTGCGAATCGGAGAGCTGCCCACTGCCTGGGATGATGCCGTTCTCCCCAACCTGCTGCTCAAGAGTTTAGGGGAACGTCCCTGA
- a CDS encoding CHAT domain-containing protein — translation MAVCARFVESTAVTQEFHLSITPLGQDRYLVRTEEVAPGVPLAEEQVTWPVDNWLQQAAAQTHDPLLSLLQEGFHTPTAEASTPTSQPTSAPLPENLVAGSQLIALGQTLYGALFQGRIRDSWLAAQGVAQNRRQALRLRLGFKDSRLQRLPWELLYGDERPLAAGTDIVFARYYATSGLVDLAAMPTLPTENQPLQVLMVVSAPDDRERLALRQEVQKLKEELHPPTPAGISSASEALARPRALDIQLTILEQPGRAELVQALEQGRYQILHYAGHSDVSKTGGDLYLVSRQTGLTERLSGEDLAGLLVNNGIRVAVFNSCRGAYTAADDAESGWREQNLVQALVNRGVLGVIAMAERIPDDVAITFTQLFYRNLRQAYAIDLSLSRTRQGLISTYGSDQSYWMLPILYLHPEFDGYLFTCEGQSPALRGDRNKDWPLVEPSPLDGWLLNGNGSSEDLTDTLPPLSEETPIDSLLAEITPDSADLGTPEPSLEQPGIADLIGTVEQDGPSYDEDAAIVTDLIQQLSTGATPAEAPLEASQEEDLLPDWNSNVSPLHGKLPERPKSALPETAPTPLGQGFQGAGAAKPGSSYSEHPAQTQTTSWRKWLPARPLMLWVSLGLAGAIATLLLALALIPRFSTRQAALPPISPESPTETTSNSSPLVTGAIEAVTTGNLESARQLLGRLLDQGDLQNVRTVLDLAAPSQLASADLSFIMGRLVWQQIAQGTFDASVDDARRSWQRAVEADPQFVEAWIALGFAYYSQSDFQAAIDAWSRAVELDRRQVRDVEPGQDAIADPQILQAHIGLAMAYNQLSQIAADPIEQSGLQIQALDRYEFIANADPTLLSPNQLSTSWLWQTELLADWKDTVENLALASSEDAPTDASPEP, via the coding sequence TTGGCTGTCTGCGCCCGCTTTGTAGAGTCAACCGCTGTGACCCAGGAATTCCATCTATCGATTACGCCCCTCGGACAGGATCGCTATCTGGTGCGAACAGAGGAAGTTGCGCCCGGCGTTCCCTTAGCCGAAGAGCAGGTCACCTGGCCCGTAGACAATTGGCTGCAGCAGGCTGCGGCCCAAACCCACGATCCGCTGCTGAGCCTGCTACAGGAGGGTTTCCATACCCCCACGGCTGAGGCAAGTACTCCAACCTCCCAACCCACCTCTGCGCCCCTTCCAGAAAATCTCGTGGCCGGCAGCCAGCTGATTGCTTTGGGACAGACTCTTTATGGTGCGCTGTTTCAGGGGCGTATTCGAGATAGCTGGCTGGCCGCCCAAGGAGTCGCCCAAAATCGCCGGCAGGCGCTGCGGCTTCGCCTAGGGTTCAAAGACAGCCGACTGCAGCGGCTACCGTGGGAATTGCTCTACGGCGATGAGCGGCCTCTGGCTGCTGGCACCGATATTGTTTTTGCCCGCTACTACGCCACATCGGGGCTGGTTGATCTTGCGGCCATGCCCACCCTGCCGACAGAAAATCAGCCGCTCCAGGTCTTGATGGTGGTTTCAGCCCCCGATGACCGAGAGCGGCTGGCCCTACGCCAAGAGGTGCAAAAGCTCAAGGAGGAACTGCACCCCCCTACGCCTGCTGGGATTTCCTCTGCTAGCGAAGCTCTGGCCAGACCTCGCGCTCTTGATATTCAGCTGACCATTCTGGAGCAGCCAGGCCGAGCTGAACTGGTGCAGGCCCTAGAACAGGGACGCTATCAAATCTTGCACTACGCTGGCCACAGCGATGTCAGCAAAACGGGCGGCGACTTGTATCTGGTCAGCCGTCAGACGGGGTTGACAGAGCGCCTCAGCGGGGAAGACTTGGCCGGGCTGCTGGTCAATAACGGCATTCGAGTAGCTGTGTTTAACTCCTGCCGGGGAGCCTATACTGCTGCCGATGATGCCGAGTCGGGTTGGCGAGAGCAAAACCTGGTGCAGGCCCTCGTAAACCGGGGGGTTCTGGGGGTGATTGCCATGGCTGAGCGCATTCCCGACGACGTAGCAATCACCTTTACCCAGCTGTTTTACCGCAATCTGAGGCAGGCTTATGCCATAGATCTCAGCCTCAGCCGCACCCGACAGGGGCTGATCTCGACCTACGGCTCAGACCAGAGCTACTGGATGCTGCCGATTCTCTATCTGCACCCAGAATTTGACGGCTATCTGTTTACCTGCGAGGGTCAAAGCCCGGCCCTAAGAGGCGATCGCAACAAGGATTGGCCCTTGGTAGAGCCCAGCCCCCTAGATGGCTGGTTGCTCAACGGCAACGGTAGTAGTGAAGATTTGACCGATACGCTGCCTCCTTTATCGGAAGAAACCCCCATCGATAGTTTGCTGGCAGAAATCACTCCAGACTCCGCCGACCTCGGTACACCGGAACCCAGTCTTGAGCAGCCCGGAATTGCCGATTTGATCGGCACTGTCGAGCAAGATGGCCCTAGCTACGATGAAGATGCGGCCATTGTCACTGATTTAATTCAGCAGCTGTCTACGGGCGCTACCCCGGCTGAAGCGCCTTTAGAGGCATCGCAGGAGGAAGATCTGCTGCCCGACTGGAACTCCAACGTTTCCCCACTGCACGGCAAACTGCCCGAACGGCCAAAATCAGCCCTACCGGAAACAGCTCCCACACCTCTCGGACAGGGCTTCCAAGGCGCGGGCGCAGCAAAGCCCGGCTCTTCCTATTCGGAACACCCTGCTCAAACCCAAACCACTTCTTGGCGGAAATGGCTGCCTGCTCGTCCGCTCATGCTCTGGGTAAGTCTTGGTTTGGCAGGTGCGATCGCAACCCTTCTACTGGCCCTAGCCCTAATCCCTCGCTTTAGCACCCGACAGGCGGCGCTGCCGCCGATCAGCCCTGAGAGCCCTACAGAAACTACTTCAAACAGCAGCCCACTAGTAACCGGGGCTATTGAGGCAGTAACGACCGGCAATTTAGAATCGGCCCGCCAGCTGTTGGGCCGGCTGCTTGACCAGGGCGACCTTCAAAACGTACGGACAGTCCTGGACCTAGCGGCCCCATCCCAACTAGCCAGCGCCGATTTGTCCTTCATCATGGGCCGTCTGGTGTGGCAGCAGATTGCTCAAGGCACCTTTGACGCCAGTGTTGATGACGCGCGGCGATCCTGGCAGAGAGCTGTAGAGGCAGATCCTCAGTTTGTGGAGGCCTGGATTGCTTTAGGGTTTGCTTACTACAGCCAGAGTGATTTTCAGGCAGCCATTGATGCCTGGAGCCGAGCGGTGGAGCTAGACCGACGCCAGGTTAGAGATGTAGAGCCAGGACAAGATGCGATCGCAGACCCCCAAATTCTGCAAGCTCATATAGGGCTAGCAATGGCCTACAACCAACTCAGTCAAATCGCCGCCGATCCCATCGAACAATCTGGGCTGCAGATCCAGGCCCTCGATCGATATGAATTCATTGCTAATGCCGACCCGACCCTGCTCAGCCCAAACCAGCTAAGCACCTCTTGGCTCTGGCAAACAGAGCTGTTGGCAGACTGGAAAGACACCGTTGAGAATTTGGCCCTGGCTAGTTCTGAGGATGCGCCCACCGATGCGTCCCCTGAGCCTTGA
- a CDS encoding prolyl oligopeptidase family serine peptidase, which translates to MPQGISVAAARWLQTGKSVLTLSLSIAMALTGSGAWLNPPAKAEIVKVGYESEDLPTLTEAEQARLDTLQSVRMPLLLSNVSPDGKTVVVATTGRINSEDWQVQFLDLATGELSDSIALGQEVLSPDLPIQWVNNDVLRFVQQGFLGPWEIVTINRKTQIVSHTSVYPTETEEGEILGMAPDFSKFVIRVFEEAEDVVYMVFLPSLDRVEVARLPEGFNIQPPSWSADGDQVVLVTSAKEERDLYERTPFSPNFGDPVVQDALGRLSPDENLFRQRNEVRVFDFTQEQPLQFELKATDGSGDAFANAAFSPDGKTLMVKMYKPSQPEGREHPTYVFPNTAYYRFYDLQGNLLNTLEEPSLSGPFESQGKFIDNQRVLFLATVGLNRPFFVYDLATQTLQPLSLPPGAVDLESWQVTSDGQTLLYSFSSVTQPPELFTLSLDGSESPQQLTDLNQTVAEANRVQMQEVSFSTRNGPRQGILIQPAGQAFPPQAVPIVFWQQGGPGFSMVNEFAVEVEMPLNLLPNFGVTVLSVPLSGREGFGSEFYQLQADGQNFGRADILEGVDIVSQLTGNGWTTARKVGVTGCSYGGYYASQMIARFPNTFAASNPQCSLLDTLVEWQLGYSSLLSYLAGTTPMEDPGLYQQMSPLYNAQRIRTPTMLFHGSDDFLNIDVVRNFHDVIAANDTSVMLYEFEGMGHSLADLGYQRIAAQLQVNFFRRHLAGQQ; encoded by the coding sequence ATGCCTCAGGGGATTTCGGTAGCGGCAGCCCGATGGTTGCAAACTGGTAAGTCAGTTCTGACGCTATCGCTCTCCATTGCTATGGCCCTGACAGGATCTGGGGCATGGCTGAACCCTCCTGCCAAAGCTGAAATTGTTAAAGTCGGCTACGAGAGCGAGGACCTGCCGACGCTGACAGAAGCAGAACAGGCTCGGTTAGATACCCTTCAGTCAGTGCGGATGCCGCTCTTATTGAGTAACGTCAGTCCAGACGGCAAGACTGTTGTAGTTGCCACCACTGGTCGCATTAACTCAGAGGATTGGCAGGTTCAGTTCCTAGATTTGGCGACCGGAGAGCTGAGTGATTCTATTGCTCTAGGGCAGGAGGTTCTTAGCCCCGATCTGCCGATTCAGTGGGTCAACAATGACGTGCTGCGGTTTGTTCAACAGGGCTTTTTAGGCCCTTGGGAAATTGTCACGATCAACCGTAAGACCCAGATTGTCTCTCATACTTCTGTCTATCCAACGGAGACGGAAGAGGGAGAGATTTTAGGAATGGCCCCCGATTTCTCTAAGTTTGTCATTCGGGTTTTTGAGGAGGCAGAAGACGTCGTTTACATGGTCTTTTTGCCGTCGCTGGACCGGGTCGAGGTGGCTCGTTTGCCTGAAGGCTTTAACATTCAACCGCCCAGCTGGTCGGCAGACGGCGATCAGGTCGTGCTGGTGACCTCTGCTAAGGAGGAGCGAGATCTCTATGAGCGCACTCCTTTCAGCCCCAACTTTGGTGACCCAGTGGTGCAAGATGCCCTGGGGCGGCTCTCGCCTGACGAAAACCTTTTTCGCCAGCGCAATGAGGTCAGAGTCTTTGATTTTACCCAGGAGCAGCCACTTCAGTTTGAGCTAAAGGCGACTGACGGCAGCGGCGACGCTTTTGCCAATGCGGCCTTTAGCCCCGATGGTAAGACCTTGATGGTGAAGATGTACAAGCCTTCTCAACCCGAGGGCCGGGAGCATCCTACCTATGTTTTTCCCAACACGGCTTACTACCGCTTCTACGATCTCCAGGGCAATCTCCTAAATACTTTAGAAGAGCCCAGCTTGAGTGGTCCTTTTGAGAGTCAGGGGAAGTTTATTGATAACCAGAGGGTGCTGTTTTTGGCTACGGTGGGCCTTAACCGCCCTTTTTTCGTCTACGACTTGGCAACTCAGACCCTGCAGCCCTTGTCGCTGCCTCCAGGCGCAGTAGATTTGGAGTCTTGGCAGGTGACCTCTGACGGCCAGACGCTGCTTTACTCTTTTTCCTCAGTCACCCAACCTCCGGAACTGTTTACCCTTTCTCTAGACGGCAGTGAGTCACCGCAGCAGCTCACTGACCTAAATCAGACGGTGGCCGAGGCCAATCGGGTGCAGATGCAGGAGGTGAGCTTTTCAACTCGGAATGGCCCTCGACAGGGGATCTTAATTCAGCCTGCGGGGCAGGCTTTTCCGCCCCAAGCTGTGCCGATTGTATTTTGGCAGCAGGGTGGGCCTGGGTTTTCGATGGTGAATGAGTTTGCCGTTGAGGTGGAGATGCCGCTGAATCTGCTGCCCAACTTTGGCGTGACAGTGCTGTCGGTGCCGCTGTCAGGGCGGGAGGGATTTGGCTCTGAGTTTTATCAGCTCCAGGCAGATGGTCAAAACTTTGGTCGGGCTGACATTTTAGAAGGGGTTGATATCGTTTCTCAGCTGACTGGCAATGGCTGGACGACGGCGCGTAAAGTTGGGGTGACGGGCTGCTCCTACGGTGGCTATTATGCCAGTCAGATGATTGCCCGCTTTCCCAATACCTTTGCTGCCTCTAATCCTCAGTGCTCCCTATTAGATACCTTGGTCGAGTGGCAGTTGGGCTATTCTTCCTTGCTGTCTTACCTGGCGGGAACTACGCCGATGGAAGACCCTGGGCTCTACCAGCAGATGTCTCCGCTCTACAATGCTCAGCGAATCCGTACGCCGACGATGCTGTTTCATGGGTCTGACGACTTTCTCAATATTGATGTGGTTCGCAACTTCCATGATGTGATTGCCGCCAACGACACCTCGGTCATGCTCTATGAATTTGAGGGAATGGGTCATAGCTTGGCGGACTTGGGCTATCAGCGCATTGCGGCCCAGCTTCAGGTCAATTTCTTTAGGCGGCATCTGGCGGGGCAGCAGTAG
- a CDS encoding carboxypeptidase regulatory-like domain-containing protein, whose translation MKQKLIATLALLAAVGIPTSALAHSVETDYSVNGSTLDFQSIYSTGEPLNSADVQIFAPNNLETPWTELTADAEGRFTFTPDASIPGNWEVVIRQDGHGDIWTVPVSTAGIEVDQIGDGPKTDVHYASSHWMMAGTSAIALVGLGMGWARYRRTA comes from the coding sequence ATGAAGCAGAAACTCATTGCCACCCTTGCACTTCTGGCTGCTGTGGGCATTCCCACCAGCGCCCTAGCCCACTCCGTTGAGACCGATTACAGCGTCAACGGCTCAACCCTTGACTTTCAATCGATCTACAGCACCGGAGAACCGTTGAATAGCGCCGATGTTCAAATCTTCGCCCCTAACAATCTCGAAACGCCCTGGACAGAGCTGACTGCTGATGCCGAAGGTCGCTTCACCTTCACCCCCGATGCCTCCATTCCCGGCAATTGGGAGGTCGTCATTCGCCAAGACGGTCACGGCGACATTTGGACTGTGCCCGTTAGCACCGCCGGCATTGAAGTTGACCAAATTGGCGATGGTCCTAAAACCGATGTTCACTACGCCTCATCGCACTGGATGATGGCTGGGACCAGTGCGATCGCACTGGTCGGTCTCGGCATGGGCTGGGCCAGGTACCGCCGCACCGCCTAG
- a CDS encoding AzlD domain-containing protein, which produces MNEWLLIGGMALITFLIRYSLIAVSGRLRLSPTLLQALRFVPPAVLTAIIVPAVLMPSGAIWVGWDNARLVGAIAALLIGFWRQNLLLTIVGGMGVFLLWQWLLPA; this is translated from the coding sequence ATGAATGAATGGCTATTGATCGGTGGTATGGCCCTTATCACTTTTTTAATCCGCTACAGCCTAATTGCGGTGAGCGGACGGCTGCGGCTCTCTCCCACGCTGCTGCAGGCGCTGCGGTTTGTGCCGCCCGCAGTGCTCACTGCCATCATTGTCCCGGCAGTGCTCATGCCGTCTGGGGCAATCTGGGTGGGCTGGGATAATGCGCGGCTAGTGGGTGCGATCGCAGCCCTACTGATCGGCTTTTGGCGGCAAAATCTACTGCTCACTATCGTTGGCGGCATGGGCGTGTTTTTGCTGTGGCAATGGCTGCTTCCGGCCTAA